Proteins encoded by one window of Bactrocera oleae isolate idBacOlea1 chromosome 4, idBacOlea1, whole genome shotgun sequence:
- the LOC106626800 gene encoding attacin-C — MKLYLLALVAAVTFSAYVEAHPQRAGAQTLIYYPRTTPPPRPIFARVARDVGVGGSLASNPRGGADARLDIAKAIGNPNHNLIVGAFAAGNTD, encoded by the coding sequence atGAAGCTCTACTTGCTCGCCTTGGTCGCTGCAGTTACATTCAGCGCCTACGTAGAAGCTCATCCACAACGAGCAGGTGCACAAACTTTGATCTACTATCCGCGAACGACACCCCCACCACGTCCCATCTTCGCGCGTGTGGCACGTGATGTTGGTGTTGGCGGCTCGTTGGCGAGTAATCCACGTGGTGGCGCCGATGCACGCTTAGACATTGCCAAGGCAATTGGCAATCCTAACCACAATTTGATTGTTGGTGCTTTTGCTGCTGGAAACACCGATTAA
- the LOC106626874 gene encoding attacin-B — MKFYATIMLALALFGALVAAYPQSLGGSLSSNPNGGADARLELAKGIGTPDHNVIGKVFAAGNTNGGPVATGGGLAYNNHGLGAAISKTHIPGVRDSFSQSVNANLFNNGAHSVDANAFASQNKLANGFKFERNGAGLEYSHINGHGASLTHSNIPNFGRQLELGAKANLWSSPDRNTRLDLTGSGSKWLSGPLSGQKDFSAGLGLTHMFG, encoded by the exons atgaAATTCTATGCAACCATCATGCTCGCTTTGGCGCTTTTTGGCGCACTCGTCGCCGCATATCCGCAATCGCTGGGTGGCTCGTTGAGTAGCAATCCGAACGGCGGTGCCGATGCAAGACTGGAATTGGCGAAGGGCATTGGTACACCGGACCACAATGTGATTGGCAAAGTATTCGCTGCGGGCAATACGAACGGCGGACCCGTTGCTACTGGTGGCGGCTTGGCTTACAACAA TCATGGCTTGGGCGCTGCCATCTCGAAGACACACATACCCGGCGTACGCGACAGCTTCAGTCAGAGCGTCAATGCGAATCTATTCAATAATGGCGCGCATAGCGTGGATGCCAACGCCTTTGCCTCGCAGAACAAATTGGCGAATGGTTTCAAGTTCGAACGCAATGGCGCCGGCTTGGAGTATTCGCACATCAATGGTCATGGCGCCAGCTTGACCCACAGCAATATACCGAACTTCGGCAGACAATTGGAGTTGGGCGCTAAGGCGAATTTGTGGTCATCTCCCGATCGTAATACGCGCTTGGACTTGACTGGCAGCGGTTCGAAGTGGTTGAGTGGACCGCTGAGCGGACAGAAGGACTTCAGCGCCGGCTTGGGGTTGACTCATATGTTTGGCTAA